The following coding sequences lie in one Pseudomonas monsensis genomic window:
- a CDS encoding FAD:protein FMN transferase, giving the protein MESLGGATMGSTYSIKYVRRAGLPEPKQVRGEVEGILGEVDRQLSTYRNDSDIERFNALPANSCQKMPAAVLELVRTGEQLSAQSEGSYDLTVEPLMNLWGFGPQGREEKVPGAAALAEVMSRVGYQHLRINGEQLCKDAAVEVDFNSIAAGYAVDTIAARLEAMGIHDYLAEATGELKAKGKKLDGSAWRIALEEPRDDQQVAERIINVDGYGVSTSGDYRNYFLQDGRRYSHTLDARSGAPVLHNLASVTVIHPSALMADGLSTLLLILGPERAWDYAEKHGIAAFFVIRADTGFVIRTSRAFERLNGAKVD; this is encoded by the coding sequence ATGGAAAGCCTTGGTGGGGCGACCATGGGCAGCACGTATTCAATCAAGTATGTGCGCCGCGCCGGCTTGCCCGAACCGAAGCAAGTTCGCGGTGAAGTGGAGGGGATCCTCGGCGAAGTCGATCGGCAGCTATCCACCTATCGCAACGATTCGGACATCGAGCGCTTCAACGCTTTACCCGCCAATAGCTGTCAGAAAATGCCTGCAGCGGTACTCGAATTGGTCCGCACGGGCGAACAACTGTCAGCGCAAAGCGAAGGCTCCTACGACCTGACTGTCGAACCGCTGATGAATCTCTGGGGGTTCGGCCCGCAGGGGCGCGAAGAGAAAGTCCCTGGCGCCGCCGCACTCGCCGAGGTGATGTCGCGCGTCGGTTATCAGCACTTGCGCATCAATGGCGAGCAGTTGTGCAAGGACGCCGCTGTCGAAGTCGACTTCAACAGCATCGCCGCCGGGTATGCCGTCGACACCATTGCCGCCAGACTCGAAGCCATGGGTATCCATGACTATCTCGCTGAAGCCACGGGCGAACTGAAGGCCAAGGGCAAAAAACTCGACGGCTCGGCATGGCGCATCGCGCTGGAAGAACCTCGTGACGATCAACAGGTCGCCGAGCGCATCATTAATGTCGATGGCTACGGTGTGTCCACGTCCGGGGATTACCGTAACTATTTCCTGCAGGACGGTCGGCGTTATTCCCACACTCTCGATGCGCGCAGCGGGGCGCCGGTCCTGCACAACCTGGCGTCAGTCACGGTGATTCATCCTTCAGCGTTGATGGCCGATGGACTATCGACGCTGTTGCTGATTCTCGGGCCGGAAAGGGCGTGGGACTATGCCGAAAAACATGGGATTGCTGCATTCTTCGTGATTCGTGCCGATACAGGTTTCGTCATCCGCACCAGTCGGGCGTTCGAGCGGCTCAATGGCGCAAAAGTTGACTGA
- a CDS encoding MFS transporter has product MSSTTGKGKAIFRVVSGNFLEMFDFMVYGFYATAIAKTFFPTDSAFASLMLSLATFGAGFLMRPLGAIFLGAYIDRHGRRQGLIITLALMAAGTILIACVPGYATLGVAAPLIVLFGRLLQGFSAGVELGGVSVYLAEIATPGRKGFFVSWQSASQQAAVVFAGLLGVGLNHWLSPEQMGDWGWRVPFLIGCMIVPVIFVIRRSLEETPEFQARKHRPTLREIVRSIGQNFGIVIAGMALVVMTTVSFYLITAYTPTFGKAELHLSDFDALLVTVCIGLSNFFWLPVMGSVSDKIGRKPLLLAATILAILTAYPALSWLVANPSFSHLLIVELWLSFLYGSYNGAMVVALTEIMPVEVRTTGFSLAYSLATATFGGFTPAACTYLIHVLDNKAAPGIWLSGAAVLGLIATLVLFRGNRHELRTAQASIVGGAR; this is encoded by the coding sequence ATGTCCTCCACCACGGGCAAAGGCAAAGCGATTTTTCGCGTTGTCAGCGGCAACTTCCTCGAAATGTTCGACTTCATGGTCTATGGCTTTTACGCCACAGCCATTGCCAAGACCTTCTTCCCCACCGACAGCGCCTTCGCTTCGCTGATGCTTTCACTGGCCACTTTTGGGGCCGGCTTCTTGATGCGTCCGCTCGGGGCGATTTTCCTCGGCGCCTACATTGACCGTCATGGCCGTCGCCAAGGGCTGATCATCACGCTGGCGTTGATGGCTGCCGGTACGATCCTCATCGCCTGTGTTCCAGGCTACGCCACCCTCGGCGTCGCTGCGCCGTTGATCGTGCTGTTTGGTCGGTTGCTGCAAGGCTTTTCCGCTGGCGTAGAACTGGGCGGCGTATCTGTCTATCTGGCAGAGATCGCCACACCAGGCCGCAAGGGCTTCTTCGTCAGCTGGCAGTCTGCGAGTCAGCAAGCGGCGGTGGTTTTCGCCGGCCTGCTCGGCGTCGGCCTCAACCACTGGCTGAGCCCGGAACAAATGGGTGACTGGGGCTGGCGCGTGCCGTTCCTGATCGGCTGCATGATTGTGCCGGTGATCTTTGTCATTCGCCGCTCGCTGGAGGAAACGCCAGAGTTCCAAGCCAGGAAACATCGCCCGACCCTGCGGGAAATTGTCCGCTCGATCGGTCAGAACTTTGGCATCGTCATCGCCGGCATGGCACTGGTGGTGATGACTACGGTGTCGTTCTACCTGATCACCGCCTACACCCCGACCTTCGGCAAGGCTGAACTGCATTTGTCGGATTTCGATGCGTTACTGGTGACGGTGTGTATTGGTCTGTCGAACTTCTTCTGGTTGCCGGTGATGGGCTCGGTGTCTGACAAGATCGGCCGTAAACCCTTACTGCTGGCTGCGACCATTCTGGCGATCCTGACGGCTTATCCGGCACTGTCGTGGCTGGTGGCGAACCCGAGCTTCAGCCATTTGCTGATTGTCGAGTTGTGGCTGTCGTTCCTCTACGGTTCGTACAACGGGGCGATGGTGGTGGCGCTGACCGAGATCATGCCGGTTGAAGTGCGTACGACCGGCTTCTCACTGGCTTACAGCCTGGCAACCGCGACGTTCGGCGGCTTTACCCCGGCGGCTTGTACTTACCTGATTCATGTGCTGGACAACAAGGCAGCACCGGGGATCTGGCTGAGTGGTGCGGCGGTGTTGGGATTGATTGCGACGCTGGTGTTGTTCCGCGGTAACCGGCATGAGCTGCGTACTGCGCAGGCCTCGATCGTCGGCGGCGCCAGATAA
- a CDS encoding glyceraldehyde-3-phosphate dehydrogenase produces the protein MWKVTVTQKPDQCLGEWIDREALAEAMIPLIGQLYRNNNVVSSIYGRSLINQSVIAILKAHRFARHRSSDDSELSVHETFPLLKAMSELKLGAASVDLGKLAFKFRSEGNGRSAEQFVREELADVVGQQNASARKGTDVVLYGFGRIGRLLARILIEKTGGGDGLRLRAIVVRKGADNDLTKRASLLRRDSVHGPFNGTIVIDEENNTITANGNLIQVIYAKNPTEVDYTQYGIKDALLVDNTGVWRDADGLGQHLQCPGVARVVLTAPGKGKLKNIVHGINHNEITADDKIVSAASCTTNAIVPVLKAVNDKFGIINGHVETVHSYTNDQNLIDNFHKGDRRGRSAALNMVITETGAATAAAKALPELAGKLTGNAIRVPTPNVSMAILNLNLEKAATREEMNEYLRYMALHSDLHKQIDFVNSQEVVSTDFVGSRHAGVVDAEATIVQDNRVVLYVWYDNEFGYSCQVVRVMEDMAGVNPPAFPR, from the coding sequence ATGTGGAAGGTTACCGTGACTCAGAAGCCCGACCAGTGTCTTGGTGAATGGATCGACCGTGAAGCACTCGCAGAAGCGATGATTCCGCTTATCGGTCAGCTCTACCGCAATAACAACGTGGTGAGCTCGATCTATGGCCGCAGCCTGATCAACCAGTCTGTCATCGCGATTCTCAAAGCTCACCGCTTTGCGCGCCACCGCTCTTCCGACGACAGCGAACTCTCCGTCCACGAAACATTCCCACTGCTCAAAGCCATGAGCGAGCTCAAGCTCGGCGCGGCTTCGGTAGACCTGGGCAAGTTGGCGTTCAAATTCCGCAGCGAAGGCAATGGCCGCAGCGCCGAGCAGTTCGTGCGTGAAGAACTGGCTGACGTGGTTGGCCAGCAAAACGCTTCGGCCCGCAAAGGCACTGACGTTGTGCTGTACGGCTTCGGTCGTATCGGCCGTCTGCTGGCTCGCATCCTGATCGAGAAAACCGGTGGTGGCGACGGTCTGCGTCTGCGTGCCATCGTCGTGCGCAAAGGCGCCGACAACGACCTGACCAAACGCGCCAGCCTGCTGCGTCGCGATTCGGTGCACGGTCCGTTCAACGGCACCATCGTCATCGACGAAGAAAACAACACCATCACCGCCAACGGTAACCTGATCCAGGTGATCTACGCGAAGAACCCGACCGAGGTGGATTACACCCAGTACGGGATCAAAGACGCGCTGCTGGTGGACAACACCGGTGTATGGCGTGACGCCGATGGCCTGGGTCAGCACCTGCAATGCCCGGGTGTCGCTCGCGTTGTTCTGACCGCGCCTGGCAAAGGCAAGCTGAAGAACATCGTTCACGGTATCAACCACAACGAAATCACTGCTGACGACAAGATCGTGTCCGCCGCTTCCTGCACCACCAACGCCATCGTGCCGGTGCTGAAGGCGGTGAATGACAAGTTCGGCATCATCAACGGTCACGTCGAAACCGTTCACTCGTACACCAACGACCAGAACCTGATCGACAACTTCCACAAGGGCGATCGTCGTGGCCGTAGCGCCGCGCTGAACATGGTAATCACCGAGACCGGTGCTGCCACCGCTGCTGCCAAGGCCCTGCCTGAGCTGGCCGGCAAGCTGACCGGTAACGCGATCCGCGTTCCGACGCCAAACGTGTCGATGGCCATTCTCAACCTGAACCTTGAGAAAGCCGCCACCCGTGAAGAGATGAACGAGTACCTGCGCTACATGGCGCTGCACTCCGATCTGCACAAGCAAATCGACTTCGTCAACTCGCAGGAAGTGGTGTCCACCGACTTCGTGGGTTCGCGTCACGCCGGTGTGGTCGACGCTGAAGCGACCATCGTTCAGGACAACCGCGTTGTACTGTACGTCTGGTACGACAACGAGTTCGGCTACAGCTGCCAGGTGGTTCGCGTGATGGAAGACATGGCCGGTGTAAACCCGCCAGCGTTCCCGCGCTAA